One segment of Setaria viridis chromosome 4, Setaria_viridis_v4.0, whole genome shotgun sequence DNA contains the following:
- the LOC117853553 gene encoding uncharacterized protein codes for MAAYCNEFRKLEDKFDRLELNHVARQFNEAADELAKVASGRKPVPNSVFISDQYKTSIRYKEPGRVGDAPPVPDSGADSGEVGSTPPIADSGADPGKVGNSPPVLDPEADPSDPEVMEIDTNPAEGLDPPSDWRAPYLDYLVRELLPTDKMEARRIACRAKSFVIIDQELYRRSHTGILQHCIPIEQGNTLI; via the coding sequence atggcggcaTACTGCAATGAATTCCGCaaactcgaagacaagttcgacagACTGGAACTCAACCATGTTGCAAGGCAATTTAACGAGGCAGCTGATGAACTAGCAAAGGTGGCATCCGGCCGAAAGCCCGTCCCCAACAGCGTCTTCATCAGCGACCAATACAAGACCTCGATCCGTTACAAGGAGCCGGGAAGGGTCGGTGatgcgccacctgtcccggactcggGAGCCGACTCGGGAGAGGTCGGCAGCACGCCACCTATCGCGGACTCGGGCGCCGACCCTGGAAAGGTCGGCAACtcgccacctgtcctggaccCAGAGGCCGATCCCTCtgaccccgaggtcatggagatcgacaCGAACCCAGCAGAGGGGCTCGACCCGCCGtctgactggagagccccatacctcgactacctcgttcGCGAGTTGCTCCCAACTGACAAGATGGAGGCACGAAGAATTGCATGTCGTGCCAAATCCTTTGTCATCATTGACCAGGAGCTATACAGGCGgagtcacaccggcatcctccagcactgcatcccgatcgagcagggaaataCGTTGATATAG